A single Trachemys scripta elegans isolate TJP31775 chromosome 20, CAS_Tse_1.0, whole genome shotgun sequence DNA region contains:
- the STPG1 gene encoding O(6)-methylguanine-induced apoptosis 2: MAACFENFSLATGIKGTDAVQIGKASRGYKVSSIPYKYQTRMIPNSEKKGFNSQAKRFQYNLNEIPGPGFYNVVHQSAEINSTSLSKKGTGYFPSMDARLPHNRKPSYPAANAYNLSLAFQSKQDFSTGNSSMFQQPIAKQRAQTSTPAPNQYNACLDFCKQNNNVCARAVFLSKTTRGLSTDKTEKWPSPCHYRINDSLVKKSPRILVSCFRSNTHRETKVNTVSPGPAAYQLSKPPKAAKKTPSTRKQNLNFSAPAIPPAKNPPLPGPGQYEIVDYQGPPKHYISSAVFVSNTGRWRGDTSQQGIPGPGTYLPEVPGKQSFIYNIDNKWIPVL, translated from the exons ATGGCTGCCTGCTTTGAGAACTTTTCTTTAGCTACTGGTATCAAAGGAACAGATGCTGTGCAGATCGGGAAAGCGTCAAGAG GTTACAAGGTCTCCTCCATTCCTTATAAATACCAGACAAGAATGATCCCAAACTCAGAAAAAAAGGGATTTAATTCTCAAGCAAAGAGGTTTCAGTATAACCTG AATGAAATTCCAGGCCCAGGATTCTATAACGTCGTTCACCAGTCTGCGGAGATTAACAGCACCTCACTGTCGAAGAAGGGAACGGGCTACTTTCCTTCCATG GATGCTCGTCTCCCACACAACAGAAAACCCAGCTACCCTGCCGCAAACGCCTACAACCTCTCGTTGGCATTTCAATCCAAGCAAGACTTCAGCACGGGAAACTCCAGTATGTTTCAGCAACCAATCGCTAAGCAGAGAGCGCAAACCTCCACCCCAGCGCCCAACCAATACAAC GCCTGTCTAGATTTCTGCAAGCAAAACAACAACGTGTGTGCCCGGGCGGTGTTTTTATCCAAAACGACAAGAGGATTAAGCactgataaaacagaaaaatggccTTCTCCGT GCCATTACAGAATCAATGACTCCCTCGTCAAGAAGTCCCCCAGGATTCTAGTGTCTTGCTTCAGATCAAATACTCATCGCGAAACAAAGGTGAACACAGTAAGCCCAGGGCCTGCAGCGTATCAGCTAAGCAAACCCCCTAAAGCAGCAAAGAAGACGCCTTCCAC GCGAAAGCAAAACTTGAATTTCTCTGCCCCCGCCATACCACCAGCTAAAAATCCACCTTTGCCTGGGCCAGGGCAGTATGAAATAGTGGACTACCAAGGCCCACCAAAGCATTACATCTCTAGTGCTGTATTTGTCTCAAACACGGGACGGTGGAGAGGGGACACATCTCAGCAAGGGATACCTGGGccag GTACTTATCTGCCAGAAGTACCAGGGAAGCAGTCCTTTATCTACAACATTGATAACAAGTGGATTCCAGTACTGTAG